Proteins found in one Anopheles aquasalis chromosome 3, idAnoAquaMG_Q_19, whole genome shotgun sequence genomic segment:
- the LOC126578450 gene encoding facilitated trehalose transporter Tret1 isoform X1, which produces MSSGRPGGGGPSGGGGGGGAGPMGRIVDKIKRTMTNEGGDEIRDPLQHGYQRVNTAEGSLSTSTTATSLDTIVLDTNADDLNSTPQRAQPMRTFTPIMETDDTNPFLEPTQKTKSKSSLKASSRVSFDQEDDQFDEDENNFRKQREHFQKHKSHSTSEHKTQLIKELRHLLATDNRGHFQGKKHVSLDVKSAKVLEQLLKASSSSDDFEGQRKQFQERKHKSLDARHISFKFDKEPSPSSSDEDFEPSTSLLKIDADITKPVIIDLKDLESSDEEDYISSRKHFQQSKSMSTDSRKSIRFMEMEMGTKEENLRTAVPFVRQITEEGKPKLEVYRPTTNPIYIWTQVLAALSVSLGSMVVGFSSAYTSPALVSMQNRNITAFEVTSQSGSWVGGIMPLAGLAGGILGGPMIEYLGRKNTILATATPFIISWLLIGCATHVSMVLVGRAMSGLCVGIASLSLPVYLGETVQPEVRGTLGLLPTAFGNIGILLCFVAGNYLDWSGLAFLGAALPVPFLLLMFLIPETPRWYVSRNREDRARKALQWLRGRKADVEPELKGIAKSHQEAERHASKSAMLDLLKKSNLKPLMISLGLMFFQQLSGINAVIFYTVTIFKSAGSTIDENICTIIVGCVNFIATFIATVLIDRLGRKILLYISDVAMIITLMTLGTFFYMKNNGDDVSNIGWLPLAAFVVFVLGFSLGFGPIPWLMMGEILPGKIRGSAASVATAFNWSCTFVVTKTFADITDAIGNHGAFWMFGSVCIIGLLFVILYVPETQGKSLEDIERKMMGRVRRMSSVANIKPLSFNM; this is translated from the exons ATGAGTTCTGGACGCCCCGGTGGAGGAGGTCCCAGTGGTGGGGGCGGAGGTGGAGGTGCCGGTCCGATGGGGCGCATTGTCgacaaaatcaaacgaacgatgACCAACGAGGGAGGA GATGAAATCCGGGATCCACTGCAGCACGGCTATCAGCGCGTTAACACGGCCGAAGGATCCCTTTCCACCTCGACGACAGCGACCAGCCTCGATACGATCGTGCTCGATACGAATGCGGACGATTTGAACAGCACACCGCAGCGCGCACAACCGATGCGTACCTTCACTCCCATCATGGAGACGGACGACACGAATCCTTTCCTGGAGCCGACGcagaaaaccaaatcaaagTCCTCGCTCAAGGCAAGCTCGCGTGTCTCGTTCGACCAGGAAGACGACCAGTTCGATGAGGACGAGAACAACTTCCGCAAGCAACGGGAACATTTCCAAAAGCACAAAAGCCACAGCACCTCGGAGCACAAGACACAGCTGATCAAG GAATTACGCCACTTGTTAGCTACCGATAATAGGGGACACTTCCAGGGCAAGAAGCATGTGTCGCTGGACGTGAAAAGTGCAAAGGTGCTAGAGCAACTGCTGAAAGCGTCCTCATCGTCGGACGATTTCGAGGGTCAGCGGAAACAGTTCCAGGAGCGTAAACACAAGAGTCTCGATGCACGGCACATCTCGTTCAAGTTTGACAAGGAACCGTCCCCATCCAGCAGCGATGAGGACTTTGAGCCTTCGACCAGCCTGCTCAAGATCGATGCCGACATTACGAAGCCTGTTATCATCGATTTGAAG GATCTTGAATCGAGCGATGAGGAAGATTACATCAGCTCGCGCAAACACTTCCAACAGTCCAAGTCCATGAGCACCGACTCAAGGAAAAGCATTCGGTTCATGGAGATGGAAATGGGCACCAAGGAGGAAAACCTGCGAACGGCGGTTCCATTCGTGCGCCAGATCACCGAGGAAGGCAAACCAAAGCTCGAAGTTTATCGGCCAACGACGAACCCCATATACATATGGACCCAG GTGCTTGCCGCGCTATCCGTGTCCCTCGGATCGATGGTCGTCGGATTTTCGTCTGCCTACACCTCTCCCGCCCTGGTTTCCATGCAGAATCGCAACATTACAGCGTTCGAGGTGACAAGTCAATCG GGTTCTTGGGTTGGTGGTATTATGCCACTGGCCGGCTTGGCTGGCGGTATTCTCGGTGGACCCATGATTGAGTACCTTGGCCGCAAAAACACTATCCTGGCGACGGCGACACCCTTCATCATTTCGTGGCTACTGATCGGATGTGCTACGCACGTTTCCATGGTGCTCGTAG GTCGCGCAATGTCAGGACTGTGCGTTGGTATTGCATCGCTCTCGCTACCGGTGTATCTCGGTGAAACGGTACAACCGGAAGTGCGCGGTACGTTGGGCCTGCTACCGACGGCGTTCGGTAACATTGGCATTCTGCTTTGCTTTGTGGCCGGTAACTATCTAGACTGGTCGGGGTTGGCATTCCTTGGGGCCGCCCTTCCCGTGCCATTCCTACTGCTCATGTTCCTGATCCCGGAGACGCCCCGTTGGTATGTGTCGCGCAATCGCGAAGACCGTGCCCGGAAAGCGCTGCAGTGGTTGCGCGGTCGTAAAGCCGATGTTGAGCCGGAGCTGAAGGGTATCGCAAAGTCTCACCAGGAAGCGGAGCGACACGCATCGAAGAGTGCCATGCTTGATCTGCTGAAGAAATCCAACCTGAAGCCGCTGATGATCTCGCTCGGACTGATGTTCTTCCAGCAGCTGTCCGGTATCAATGCCGTCATCTTCTATACCGTGACGATCTTCAAGAGTGCCGGTTCgacgatcgatgaaaacatttGCACGATCATCGTCGGTTGCGTTAACTTTATTGCGACTTTCATCGCGACGgtgctgatcgatcggttgggtCGCAAGATACTGCTGTACATCTCAGACGTGGCCATGATCATTACGCTGATGACGCTCGGTACGTTCTTCTACATGAAAAACAACGGTGACGATGTGTCGAACATTGGCTGGCTACCGTTGGCGGCGTTTGTCGTGTTTGTGCTCGGTTTCTCGCTCGGATTCGGTCCGATTCCATGGTTAATGATGGGAGAGATTCTGCCGGGCAAGATTCGTGGTTCCGCTGCATCCGTTGCGACCGCCTTCAACTGGAGCTGCACGTTTGTCGTGACGAAAACGTTCGCTGACATTACCG ATGCCATTGGTAATCACGGTGCGTTCTggatgttcggttcggtgtgtatCATCGGTTTGCTGTTCGTCATCCTGTACGTACCGGAGACGCAGGGCAAATCACTCGAAGATATCGAGCGGAAAATGATGGGTCGCGTGCGGCGAATGAGCTCGGTGGCCAACATTAAGCCGCTGTCGTTCAACATGTAA
- the LOC126578450 gene encoding facilitated trehalose transporter Tret1 isoform X2, with protein MVKILMRADTHVSFSVPAEEPVAKCTVSQVLAALSVSLGSMVVGFSSAYTSPALVSMQNRNITAFEVTSQSGSWVGGIMPLAGLAGGILGGPMIEYLGRKNTILATATPFIISWLLIGCATHVSMVLVGRAMSGLCVGIASLSLPVYLGETVQPEVRGTLGLLPTAFGNIGILLCFVAGNYLDWSGLAFLGAALPVPFLLLMFLIPETPRWYVSRNREDRARKALQWLRGRKADVEPELKGIAKSHQEAERHASKSAMLDLLKKSNLKPLMISLGLMFFQQLSGINAVIFYTVTIFKSAGSTIDENICTIIVGCVNFIATFIATVLIDRLGRKILLYISDVAMIITLMTLGTFFYMKNNGDDVSNIGWLPLAAFVVFVLGFSLGFGPIPWLMMGEILPGKIRGSAASVATAFNWSCTFVVTKTFADITDAIGNHGAFWMFGSVCIIGLLFVILYVPETQGKSLEDIERKMMGRVRRMSSVANIKPLSFNM; from the exons ATGGTGAAGATACTGATGCGTGCGGACACGCACGTGTCCTTTTCAGTGCCCGCCGAAGAACCAGTCGCCAAGTGCACCGTATCCCAG GTGCTTGCCGCGCTATCCGTGTCCCTCGGATCGATGGTCGTCGGATTTTCGTCTGCCTACACCTCTCCCGCCCTGGTTTCCATGCAGAATCGCAACATTACAGCGTTCGAGGTGACAAGTCAATCG GGTTCTTGGGTTGGTGGTATTATGCCACTGGCCGGCTTGGCTGGCGGTATTCTCGGTGGACCCATGATTGAGTACCTTGGCCGCAAAAACACTATCCTGGCGACGGCGACACCCTTCATCATTTCGTGGCTACTGATCGGATGTGCTACGCACGTTTCCATGGTGCTCGTAG GTCGCGCAATGTCAGGACTGTGCGTTGGTATTGCATCGCTCTCGCTACCGGTGTATCTCGGTGAAACGGTACAACCGGAAGTGCGCGGTACGTTGGGCCTGCTACCGACGGCGTTCGGTAACATTGGCATTCTGCTTTGCTTTGTGGCCGGTAACTATCTAGACTGGTCGGGGTTGGCATTCCTTGGGGCCGCCCTTCCCGTGCCATTCCTACTGCTCATGTTCCTGATCCCGGAGACGCCCCGTTGGTATGTGTCGCGCAATCGCGAAGACCGTGCCCGGAAAGCGCTGCAGTGGTTGCGCGGTCGTAAAGCCGATGTTGAGCCGGAGCTGAAGGGTATCGCAAAGTCTCACCAGGAAGCGGAGCGACACGCATCGAAGAGTGCCATGCTTGATCTGCTGAAGAAATCCAACCTGAAGCCGCTGATGATCTCGCTCGGACTGATGTTCTTCCAGCAGCTGTCCGGTATCAATGCCGTCATCTTCTATACCGTGACGATCTTCAAGAGTGCCGGTTCgacgatcgatgaaaacatttGCACGATCATCGTCGGTTGCGTTAACTTTATTGCGACTTTCATCGCGACGgtgctgatcgatcggttgggtCGCAAGATACTGCTGTACATCTCAGACGTGGCCATGATCATTACGCTGATGACGCTCGGTACGTTCTTCTACATGAAAAACAACGGTGACGATGTGTCGAACATTGGCTGGCTACCGTTGGCGGCGTTTGTCGTGTTTGTGCTCGGTTTCTCGCTCGGATTCGGTCCGATTCCATGGTTAATGATGGGAGAGATTCTGCCGGGCAAGATTCGTGGTTCCGCTGCATCCGTTGCGACCGCCTTCAACTGGAGCTGCACGTTTGTCGTGACGAAAACGTTCGCTGACATTACCG ATGCCATTGGTAATCACGGTGCGTTCTggatgttcggttcggtgtgtatCATCGGTTTGCTGTTCGTCATCCTGTACGTACCGGAGACGCAGGGCAAATCACTCGAAGATATCGAGCGGAAAATGATGGGTCGCGTGCGGCGAATGAGCTCGGTGGCCAACATTAAGCCGCTGTCGTTCAACATGTAA
- the LOC126576672 gene encoding leucine-rich repeat-containing G-protein coupled receptor 4-like produces MSLLRGIILSLLVSGQFYLGLAQNAETPVQCNGIENCTPAAPKSSFCYNVGFEGGYKCILKNFHIGESQHVTTEFFADHEGPGEVVTLQIENSTIYRIPKVLFSVYPKLTRLNLTALQIRAFERGAFERGKELRELQLDYNNITHLESDAFEGLRWLDLLTIEDNALSHLPVDVFASNTRLMIVSMSKNNLSRIEDNTFRNNRVLRVVHVSKNRIEHFDLSQLLEAFEIDVSYNRLAELKVPPRLNSLEASHNRINAVLSNGQNRLLRKMNLSHNKLTDISWASMFAALNELDLGYNEIEQIKQDQFTAQLRLYRLLLNNNRLITFEPATLFLSPLRVLDLSYNRLTSVDRSNLLFDRLYVLHLHNNAIVKLQLTRNNNLQNITLAGNEWDCAKLRRQLRIIDSNAIFGGDESCKAGYNLVQQLCCKKSGTSQ; encoded by the exons ATGTCCCTACTGAGAGGTATTATACTAAG TTTGCTGGTATCCGGTCAGTTTTACTTGGGATTGGCCCAAAATGCAGAAACCCCAGTGCAGTGTAATGGCATCGAGAACTGCACACCAGCTGCTCCTAAATCCTCATTCTGCTATAATGTCGGCTTTGAAGGAGGCTACAAGTGCATATTGAAGAACTTCCACATCGGTGAATCACAGCACGTAACAACAGAGTTCTTCGCTGATCACGAAGGACCGGGGGAGGTGGTGACTTTACAAATCGAGAACTCAACGATCTACAGAATACCCAAGGTGTTGTTTTCGGTCTATCCGAAATTAACACGCCTGAACCTGACTGCTCTGCAAATACGAGCCTTCGAACGTGGTGCCTTTGAGCGTGGTAAGGAATTGCGAGAACTACAGTTGGACTACAACAACATAACTCACCTCGAGTCGGACGCCTTCGAAGGTTTGCGATGGTTAGATTTGCTAACGATCGAAGATAACGCCCTTTCTCACCTTCCTGTGGACGTGTTTGCTTCCAACACCCGCCTTATGATTGTTTCCATGTCAAAAAACAATCTTAGCCGCATAGAAGACAATACCTTCAGGAACAATCGAGTACTGAGGGTAGTTCATGTGTCCAAGAATCGTATCGAACATTTTGACCTGAGCCAACTGCTAGAGGCGTTTGAGATCGATGTAAGCTACAACAGACTAGCGGAACTGAAGGTTCCACCAAGATTGAACTCGCTCGAGGCCTCACACAATCGCATCAATGCGGTCTTATCAAATGGACAAAACAGATTACTGAGAAAAATGAATCTTTCCCATAACAAGCTAACCGATATCTCCTGGGCATCAATGTTCGCGGCATTGAATGAGCTCGACCTTGGGTACAACGAAATTGAACAGATCAAGCAAGATCAATTCACAGCCCAATTGCGCCTGTATCGGCTGTTGCTGAACAACAACCGCTTGATCACCTTCGAGCCAGCTACACTGTTTCTGAGCCCTCTAAGAGTCCTGGATTTATCGTATAATCGACTCACGTCGGTGGACCGCAGCAATCTACTATTCGATAGGCTGTACGTGCTCCATCTGCACAACAACGCCATCGTAAAGCTGCAGTTAACGCGAAACAATAATTTACAGAACATTACACTGGCCGGTAACGAGTGGGATTGTGCGAAATTGCGAAGACAACTGCGGATTATAGATTCAAATGCGATCTTTGGTGGAGACGAGTCCTGCAAGGCGGGGTACAATTTGGTGCAACAGTTGTGCTGCAAGAAGAGCGGTACTTCTCAataa
- the LOC126576673 gene encoding uncharacterized protein LOC126576673: protein MKSSSSRLREAQSLECCWWATVLLSVANIVHLAPSTKVDDNLLYYESEQNDGGYRFEYRTKDGQFRTEVGVIDPKSGSLRISGSYEYSDDKGGTQSYSYKADENGYRLVPKEIQRTGVPIGKPVYVDPSALPFSPSYDRIGGYGGASSSGFRGSSEEYDGPQRKKGKHYHSLLGGNKRVKTSKQKASR, encoded by the exons atgaaaagcagcagcagcaggctccgGGAAGCA CAATCGTTAGAATGTTGTTGGTGGGCTACAGTACTGCTATCAGTGGCTAACATCGTCCATCTCGCACCATCCACAAAAGTGGATGATAATCTTCTATATTACgaaagcgagcaaaacgaTGGAGGCTATAGATTTGAATACCGTACAAAGGACGGCCAGTTTCGAACAGAGGTCGGTGTGATTGATCCTAAAAGCGGATCTCTTCGAATCTCCGGAAGTTACGAGTACAGTGACGACAAAGGAGGGACCCAAAGCTACAGTTATAAGGCGGATGAGAATGGTTATCGTCTGGTGCCAAAAGAAATCCAAAGAACAGGTGTTCCAATAGGAAAGCCCGTTTACGTTGATCCTTCAGCTTTGCCTTTTTCACCGTCATATGATAGGATTGGTGGGTATGGAGGTGCGTCTTCCAGTGGCTTTCGAGGATCATCGGAAGAGTATGATGGGCCACagcggaaaaaggggaaacattATCATTCACTGCTTGGTGGTAATAAGCGGGTCAAAACGTCCAAGCAAAAGGCTAGCCGCTAG